Proteins encoded in a region of the Arthrobacter sp. U41 genome:
- a CDS encoding SCO4226 family nickel-binding protein, which yields MPEFMDVHRNMKGLTKEDLKAAHDADLAIQGEENVVFKSAWADPEAGVVYCLSEAPSADAVKRIHERTGHPADEVHPVPLAV from the coding sequence ATGCCTGAATTTATGGACGTTCACCGCAATATGAAGGGGCTAACCAAGGAGGATCTGAAGGCAGCGCACGATGCCGACCTTGCCATTCAGGGCGAGGAAAACGTCGTTTTCAAGAGCGCCTGGGCTGACCCTGAGGCGGGCGTTGTCTATTGCCTGTCGGAAGCCCCATCCGCGGACGCTGTGAAGCGCATTCATGAACGCACGGGTCACCCTGCGGACGAGGTACATCCCGTTCCGCTCGCGGTGTAG
- a CDS encoding aldo/keto reductase, translated as MSQTQETTIPTVTLNNGVKIPQLGFGVFQVPEEDTQRIVEDALESGYRHIDTAAAYRNEAGVGAAIAASGIPREEIFVTTKLRNGEQGLVYEAFQNSRNALGLDYVDLYLIHWPVPSQGLFTGAWKAMEKLYGDDLTRAIGVSNFLEPHLDTLRASSDIIPAVNQIEIHPTFQQRDLVATSRSRGIAVEAYSPLGQGADLDCGTVKDLAAKYAVTPAQIVLAWHLGTGNIAIPKTSSADRMRQNFEAAAIILSPSELTAVNALEEGARIGTDPATAAFTQF; from the coding sequence ATGTCCCAGACGCAAGAAACAACCATCCCCACGGTCACCCTGAACAACGGCGTCAAGATCCCTCAACTCGGCTTCGGCGTGTTCCAGGTCCCCGAAGAGGACACCCAGCGCATTGTTGAGGACGCTCTGGAATCCGGCTACCGCCACATCGACACCGCGGCCGCATACCGGAACGAAGCCGGCGTGGGCGCCGCGATCGCCGCGTCGGGGATTCCGAGAGAGGAAATCTTCGTCACGACCAAACTCCGCAACGGCGAGCAGGGGCTGGTCTACGAGGCGTTCCAGAACAGCCGAAACGCATTGGGCCTGGATTACGTGGATCTGTATCTGATCCACTGGCCGGTCCCGTCCCAGGGGCTCTTCACCGGAGCCTGGAAGGCCATGGAAAAACTGTACGGCGACGACCTGACACGTGCTATCGGGGTGTCCAACTTCCTCGAACCACACCTGGACACCCTCCGCGCGTCGTCAGACATCATCCCGGCCGTCAATCAGATTGAAATCCACCCCACCTTCCAGCAGCGCGACCTCGTCGCCACGAGCCGATCCCGGGGCATCGCCGTCGAGGCATACAGTCCCCTGGGCCAGGGCGCGGATCTGGACTGCGGCACCGTGAAGGACCTTGCTGCCAAGTACGCGGTCACGCCCGCCCAGATCGTGCTCGCGTGGCACCTCGGCACCGGAAACATCGCCATCCCGAAAACCTCCTCGGCTGACCGCATGCGGCAAAACTTCGAGGCCGCTGCGATTATTTTGAGCCCCTCGGAACTGACAGCCGTCAACGCACTCGAAGAGGGCGCACGGATCGGGACGGACCCCGCCACAGCCGCCTTTACGCAGTTCTAA
- the mobC gene encoding plasmid mobilization relaxosome protein MobC has product MSDEGLTHRFNLSRRRRENTPAGSKKRRDLWVTVEEEAALVARAEREKVTVPNLLITSALSETQETTTERRAIAAELMSLHNLLARSSNNINQLARQANATSEFPAEAHEALKHIRSVAMRIDDVIDGLM; this is encoded by the coding sequence ATGTCGGATGAGGGATTGACTCACCGTTTCAATCTGTCGCGCCGACGCCGGGAGAACACTCCTGCCGGCAGCAAGAAGCGCCGTGACTTGTGGGTCACTGTTGAAGAGGAAGCCGCGCTGGTCGCGAGGGCCGAGCGGGAGAAGGTCACTGTCCCGAATCTGCTGATTACTTCGGCATTGTCTGAGACCCAGGAGACGACAACGGAACGGCGTGCTATTGCTGCGGAGCTGATGTCTCTGCACAATCTGCTGGCCCGTTCTTCGAACAACATCAACCAGCTCGCACGGCAGGCCAACGCTACGAGCGAGTTCCCCGCCGAGGCGCATGAAGCACTGAAACATATCCGCTCCGTTGCCATGCGCATTGACGACGTCATAGACGGGCTGATGTAG
- a CDS encoding ArsR/SmtB family transcription factor, producing the protein MGDQQEKDALFDALVEAAKALGNGRRAQLIDILAQGERSVDELAAEIHQSMANTSQHLQRLLRAGLACSQRSGTRIYYSLASPAVERLWRTLRETAEAHSGELGDLVRAYVGDRADLSMITRDELLLRLRQGDVVVLDVRPQPEYEAGHIPGALSVPFSDVKSRLREVPPGSEIIAYCRGPYCLYADEAVRLLTDEGRVATRLEEGFPEWKAAGLPIEQSATARNSPPQH; encoded by the coding sequence GTGGGCGACCAGCAGGAAAAGGATGCGCTCTTCGACGCCCTCGTGGAAGCTGCCAAGGCGTTGGGGAACGGCAGGAGGGCGCAGCTGATCGATATCCTTGCCCAGGGCGAGCGGTCGGTTGACGAGCTGGCCGCAGAGATCCACCAGAGTATGGCCAACACATCCCAGCACCTGCAGCGCTTGCTGCGAGCCGGCCTCGCCTGCTCCCAACGCTCGGGGACGCGGATCTACTACTCTCTTGCCAGCCCGGCAGTGGAGCGGCTATGGCGAACACTTCGGGAGACAGCCGAAGCGCACTCGGGGGAGCTGGGCGATCTCGTCCGTGCCTACGTCGGCGATCGCGCCGACCTGAGCATGATCACGCGCGACGAACTGCTGCTGCGGCTGCGGCAGGGCGACGTCGTTGTGCTGGACGTGCGGCCGCAGCCAGAGTACGAAGCCGGACATATCCCGGGTGCACTTTCCGTGCCCTTCTCGGACGTTAAGTCTCGACTGCGCGAGGTTCCCCCGGGGAGCGAAATCATCGCCTACTGCCGCGGACCATACTGCCTGTATGCGGACGAGGCCGTGCGGCTGCTCACGGACGAAGGGCGCGTCGCCACAAGGCTTGAGGAGGGCTTCCCCGAGTGGAAAGCGGCAGGGCTCCCGATAGAACAGTCGGCCACGGCCCGGAATTCACCGCCGCAGCACTGA
- the mgrA gene encoding L-glyceraldehyde 3-phosphate reductase — MSYAPAQDRYDSMPYRRVGRSGLKLPAVSLGLWHNFGDDKTFETQRAILRRAFDLGVTHFDLANNYGPPSGSAETNFGRHLADDFKPYRDELVISTKAGYRMWPGPYGEWGSRKYLLASLDQSLERMGLDHVDIFYSHRPDPDTPLEETMGALNTAVRSGRALYAGISSYSPEKTIQAAEILADLGTPLLIHQPSYSMLNRWTEHGDPNLFQALEQVGAGSIAFSPLAQGLLTTRYLDGVPEDSRAAAGKSLANSHLSRENLARIRGLNEIAAQRGQSLAQMAIAWVLRPQEKGTPVTSALIGASSVRQLEENLAAVSGPEFTSEDLQKIDEFAIESDINLWAGALQA, encoded by the coding sequence ATGAGCTATGCCCCAGCGCAGGACCGATACGATTCTATGCCGTACCGCAGGGTCGGGCGCAGCGGACTGAAACTTCCGGCCGTTTCGCTTGGCCTCTGGCACAACTTCGGCGATGACAAGACCTTCGAAACGCAAAGGGCCATCCTTCGTAGGGCTTTCGACCTTGGCGTCACGCACTTCGATCTGGCCAACAACTACGGCCCGCCGAGCGGCAGCGCGGAAACGAATTTCGGCCGGCATCTGGCGGATGACTTCAAACCGTACCGTGACGAACTCGTCATCTCCACCAAAGCCGGATACCGCATGTGGCCGGGGCCCTACGGGGAGTGGGGATCGAGGAAGTACCTGCTGGCCAGCCTGGACCAGTCACTGGAACGCATGGGCCTGGATCATGTGGATATCTTCTACAGCCACCGCCCGGACCCGGACACACCGCTGGAGGAAACCATGGGCGCGCTCAACACAGCGGTCCGCTCGGGCCGGGCACTGTACGCCGGCATCTCCTCATACTCACCCGAAAAAACCATCCAAGCCGCGGAAATCCTCGCCGATCTCGGCACACCGCTGCTCATTCACCAGCCCTCGTACTCCATGCTCAACCGGTGGACCGAACACGGTGACCCCAACCTGTTCCAGGCCCTCGAACAGGTCGGGGCGGGGTCCATCGCCTTCTCACCGCTGGCCCAGGGATTGCTGACCACACGCTACCTGGACGGCGTCCCGGAAGACTCCCGGGCAGCGGCGGGCAAGTCATTGGCAAACAGCCATCTCTCCCGGGAGAACCTGGCCCGAATCCGCGGCCTGAACGAGATCGCCGCCCAGCGGGGGCAGAGCCTGGCCCAGATGGCCATTGCATGGGTCCTGCGCCCTCAGGAGAAGGGGACACCGGTCACCTCAGCCCTGATAGGAGCCAGCAGCGTCCGGCAACTCGAAGAGAACCTCGCGGCAGTCTCAGGCCCGGAATTCACCAGCGAAGACCTTCAGAAGATTGACGAATTCGCGATCGAATCCGACATCAACCTCTGGGCTGGAGCGCTCCAGGCCTAG
- a CDS encoding helix-turn-helix domain-containing protein: MPKRTEDVTEEPASTTVPVFPRMLTLEQVQEVLNVKSALVYSLVRSGELPAGQFGGRGVWRVRESDLAAYIEAAFAKTAERIAAGQIKDDDVTAED; the protein is encoded by the coding sequence ATGCCGAAACGGACAGAGGACGTGACCGAGGAACCTGCGTCGACGACGGTACCGGTGTTCCCCAGGATGCTGACCCTGGAACAAGTTCAGGAGGTCCTGAACGTCAAAAGTGCACTGGTCTATTCGCTCGTTCGCAGCGGTGAGCTCCCCGCCGGGCAGTTCGGTGGACGGGGTGTGTGGAGGGTCCGGGAAAGTGACCTCGCGGCGTACATCGAGGCCGCGTTCGCGAAGACCGCAGAGCGCATCGCGGCCGGTCAGATCAAGGATGACGACGTCACCGCGGAAGACTAA
- a CDS encoding RES domain-containing protein gives MVSAELTAAEAAGRVWRVGFRPEPWAWSGWEWATDGRFPGRWDDLHGNFRTIYAGSSLLACLLEVLAHFRKDARLSVELDEIVEDDEDKVLHPTIAPGQVPREWLEVRAAASAELSGRYCAVTASGSVAALYPHFIGLALSLGLADFDAAALKDARPRHLTQAVASWLYEMTDFDGVTFASRHGDDLQLWAVFERPGDPAIAPNIQDVIGEEPLQYNSPEISNAFRLLGLQWEND, from the coding sequence GTGGTTTCTGCAGAACTGACCGCGGCCGAGGCCGCCGGGAGGGTCTGGCGCGTCGGTTTCCGGCCGGAACCGTGGGCCTGGAGCGGCTGGGAATGGGCCACCGACGGCCGGTTCCCCGGACGGTGGGATGACCTGCACGGCAATTTCCGCACCATCTACGCCGGCTCGAGCCTCTTGGCGTGCCTGTTGGAGGTTCTGGCGCATTTCCGCAAGGATGCCAGGCTGAGCGTGGAGCTGGACGAGATCGTTGAGGACGACGAGGACAAGGTTCTTCATCCCACCATCGCCCCGGGACAGGTCCCCAGGGAGTGGCTTGAAGTGCGCGCCGCAGCGTCGGCGGAGCTGTCCGGGCGGTATTGTGCCGTGACCGCCTCAGGCAGCGTCGCGGCCCTGTACCCGCACTTCATCGGACTGGCCCTAAGCCTGGGTCTGGCTGACTTTGACGCCGCGGCACTGAAGGACGCCCGGCCACGTCACCTGACCCAGGCTGTAGCCTCCTGGCTCTACGAGATGACAGACTTCGATGGCGTCACTTTTGCCTCCCGTCACGGTGACGATCTCCAGCTCTGGGCCGTCTTCGAGCGCCCCGGCGACCCAGCAATCGCGCCGAACATCCAAGATGTAATCGGCGAAGAACCACTGCAGTACAACAGCCCGGAAATCAGCAACGCCTTCCGCCTCCTCGGGCTGCAGTGGGAGAACGACTAA
- a CDS encoding relaxase/mobilization nuclease domain-containing protein, producing the protein MIPNITRGSRMGGLMVYLASTDADKTKNAHSDPHLVAGDAAIMAWYDDGVLDRHDALAIAKHLDRPRKAYGVSVQIKDMQWDVAKKERVHVGYKDASVWHCSLSLRAEEGALTDQQWGDIANDFVDSMGFTETSSKARCRWVAVNHGTSENGNHHIHLAVSLVREDGTKASTHGDYKRAQESCRELEVKYGLEQLSTVHSTRGYDRAEKATAVRDEREMHRSSLARKVRASASASATEGEFVRRARDTGILVRPRYAKNTTDVIVGYSVAERPKQGERPIWFGGGTLASDLKLGALREEWMDSPHLATEAAAEWNAAARNRRTVSRTGPENGTPPAEMWVEYTRNATALVEQLRTLPRDDHATWAKAAREVSGAFAAWSHRLEPTPGPLAATAAELSRTAQLRSPRQHSKPVALPSIAGTAMLFMAASSKNKTAAQSALMLQLVNTAFAIHEMHQQSGRTREAQRLRAVVTEQLKPFAATMPRPVSVGAPEQAAAPNSVELGLRGMAPIRPGSAVPTTPTPARTRQHTGRDSGPVLDR; encoded by the coding sequence ATGATTCCGAACATCACCCGCGGTTCTCGCATGGGCGGTCTCATGGTATACCTGGCCTCGACGGACGCTGACAAGACGAAGAACGCCCACTCCGATCCGCACCTGGTGGCCGGTGACGCTGCGATCATGGCGTGGTACGACGACGGTGTCCTGGACCGTCACGATGCCCTGGCAATTGCCAAGCATCTTGACCGTCCGCGTAAGGCTTATGGCGTATCGGTTCAGATCAAAGACATGCAGTGGGACGTGGCCAAGAAGGAGCGCGTCCACGTCGGGTACAAGGACGCCAGCGTGTGGCACTGCTCGCTGAGCCTGCGCGCCGAAGAAGGCGCCCTGACGGACCAGCAGTGGGGCGACATCGCGAATGACTTCGTGGACTCCATGGGCTTCACCGAAACCAGCAGCAAGGCGCGCTGCCGGTGGGTCGCGGTCAACCACGGCACGAGTGAGAACGGCAACCACCACATCCACTTGGCCGTATCCCTTGTCCGCGAAGACGGCACCAAAGCATCTACGCACGGGGACTACAAGAGGGCGCAGGAATCGTGCCGCGAACTGGAGGTCAAGTACGGGCTGGAACAGCTTTCCACCGTGCACTCCACCCGCGGCTACGACCGGGCCGAGAAAGCCACCGCTGTCCGGGACGAGCGGGAGATGCACCGGTCCTCTTTGGCCCGGAAAGTCCGTGCCAGCGCCAGTGCATCGGCTACCGAGGGTGAGTTCGTCCGGCGCGCCCGCGACACCGGCATATTGGTTCGTCCTCGCTACGCGAAGAACACCACTGACGTCATTGTCGGGTACTCCGTAGCGGAGCGGCCCAAGCAGGGCGAACGTCCTATCTGGTTCGGCGGCGGTACCCTCGCGTCCGATCTGAAACTCGGTGCCTTGCGTGAAGAGTGGATGGACTCACCGCACCTGGCAACCGAAGCCGCAGCGGAATGGAACGCAGCCGCCCGCAACAGGCGCACCGTCTCCAGGACCGGGCCCGAGAACGGAACACCCCCGGCGGAAATGTGGGTCGAATACACCCGGAACGCGACCGCACTGGTTGAGCAGCTGCGCACACTGCCCCGTGACGATCACGCCACCTGGGCGAAAGCAGCGAGGGAAGTATCCGGCGCGTTCGCGGCATGGTCCCATCGGCTCGAACCGACGCCGGGTCCGCTGGCGGCCACCGCCGCCGAGCTGTCCCGCACCGCCCAGCTCCGGTCGCCACGGCAGCACAGCAAGCCCGTTGCCCTGCCGTCCATTGCCGGCACTGCCATGTTGTTCATGGCCGCGTCCAGCAAGAACAAGACGGCCGCCCAATCGGCGCTCATGCTGCAGCTGGTCAACACTGCCTTCGCCATTCACGAAATGCACCAACAATCCGGACGAACCAGGGAAGCGCAGCGGCTCCGGGCCGTCGTCACAGAGCAGCTGAAACCGTTCGCGGCCACCATGCCCCGCCCGGTCTCCGTCGGTGCACCGGAACAGGCCGCGGCTCCTAACTCCGTCGAGCTTGGACTGCGCGGCATGGCACCCATCCGTCCAGGGTCAGCGGTACCGACCACACCAACGCCGGCCAGGACCCGCCAGCACACGGGCCGTGATTCCGGGCCCGTGCTGGACCGATAA
- a CDS encoding helix-turn-helix transcriptional regulator: MGQSAEFGEFLKAMRSRITPEMVGLPSSGAARRVPGLRREEVARLADVSTDYYTRLEQGRNIRPSRAVLGSVGRALNLDPGEQSHMIDLLENCANSRPSNPAQTVRPALQQLLDAVGNVPALVLGRRTDVLAGNRLAFLLLADFTAMPAAERNLTRWIHLEPRARELFGDWKTVASEAVGGLRADIGRHPNDAQANQLVGELAVQSEHFRRWWAGHRVAAASAGTVRLHHPVVGDLELNFEDLALREDPDQVLRVFSAKPGSPSADSLALLGSYGAGQSPAPEASHVLEITKASDTQTH, translated from the coding sequence ATGGGTCAAAGTGCAGAGTTCGGGGAGTTCCTGAAGGCAATGCGTTCACGCATCACGCCTGAGATGGTTGGGCTGCCCTCCAGCGGCGCAGCCCGGCGGGTCCCCGGGCTGCGCCGTGAAGAGGTCGCACGGCTGGCCGACGTCAGCACCGACTACTACACCAGGCTGGAACAGGGCCGCAACATCCGCCCCTCCCGGGCCGTGCTCGGTTCAGTGGGCCGGGCACTGAACCTGGACCCCGGGGAACAGTCACACATGATTGATCTCCTGGAAAACTGTGCCAACTCCCGGCCCTCCAACCCGGCCCAGACCGTACGCCCAGCGCTGCAGCAGCTCCTGGACGCCGTCGGGAACGTGCCCGCCCTGGTCCTGGGCCGCCGCACCGATGTCCTGGCCGGAAACCGCCTGGCCTTCCTCCTGCTCGCCGACTTCACCGCCATGCCCGCGGCCGAACGGAACCTCACCCGCTGGATCCACCTCGAGCCAAGGGCGCGGGAACTCTTCGGGGACTGGAAAACAGTCGCCTCCGAAGCAGTCGGAGGCCTGCGCGCCGATATCGGACGACACCCCAACGACGCCCAAGCCAACCAGCTCGTCGGCGAACTCGCAGTACAAAGCGAACACTTCCGCCGGTGGTGGGCCGGACACCGCGTGGCCGCCGCGTCCGCAGGCACTGTGCGACTCCACCACCCGGTCGTCGGTGACCTGGAACTGAACTTTGAAGACCTGGCCCTGCGTGAGGACCCCGACCAGGTGCTGCGGGTGTTCTCCGCCAAACCCGGCTCACCCTCGGCCGATTCCCTGGCACTGCTTGGCAGCTACGGCGCTGGACAGAGCCCCGCCCCGGAAGCCTCCCACGTACTCGAAATCACCAAAGCATCCGACACCCAGACCCACTGA